In Haemorhous mexicanus isolate bHaeMex1 chromosome 6, bHaeMex1.pri, whole genome shotgun sequence, a single window of DNA contains:
- the KATNBL1 gene encoding KATNB1-like protein 1, giving the protein MASEAHNVKKQKVLLIEGHPIDLPRKRISSSTKKIMKEGKKSPKQLASYTNRVTVGKTVTSPLSLFKVVYCKRKVHCYTPKPCYRKKLCPKSRGRDMANKENELACAGNLPAKLHNSRTHLLNSSDSGSSQTEGPSSKYSAFFSEVSQDHETMAQVLFSRNLRLNVALTFWRRRSISELVAYLVRIQDLGVVVDCLPVLTNSLQEEKPYVSVGCCVDLLPLVKALLKSKYEEYVIVGLNWLQAVIKRWWSELSAHTEKAEDGNVYILKQQLSVLWEQENHLTLVPGYTGNIAKDVNAYLLQLH; this is encoded by the exons ATGGCATCTGAAGCTCACAATGTTAAAAAACAGAAGGTATTGCTTATTGAAGGTCATCCCATTGATCTCCCCAGAAAAAGAATCTCTTCTTCCACTAAAAAGATCATGAAGGAG GGTAAGAAATCTCCAAAACAGCTGGCTTCATACACAAACAG AGTAACGGTTGGAAAAACAGTGACCAGTCCCCTCTCTCTTTTCAAAGTGGTGTATTGTAAAAGGAAAGTTCATTGTTATACTCCAAAGCCTTGTTACAGAAAGAAACTGTGCCCTAAATCTAGGGGCCGTGACAtggcaaataaagaaaatgaactGGCTTGTGCAGGGAATCTGCCAGCAAAACTTCACAACAGTCGGACACACTTGCTGAATTCTAGTGACTCTGGCTCGTCTCAAACAGAAGGCCCCTCATCCAAATacagtgcatttttttcagag GTTTCTCAGGACCATGAAACTATGGCTCAAGTTCTTTTCAGCAGGAATCTGAGACTGAATGTAGCTTTAACCTTTTGGAGAAGGAGAAGTATAAGCGAACTTGTAGCCTACTTAGTGAG GATACAGGATCTTGGAGTAGTAGTAGACTGCCTTCCTGTGCTTACGAACAG tttacaggaagaaaaaccATATGTTTCAGTTGGCTGCTGTGTAGATCTTTTGCCTTTAGTGAAAGCTCTGCTTAAAAGCAAGTACGAAGA ATACGTGATAGTGGGTTTAAACTGGCTTCAAGCTGTCATTAAAAGATGGTGGTCAGAACTATCTGCACAtacagaaaaggcagaagatgg AAACGTTTATATTTTGAAACAACAGCTAAGTGTTTTGTGGGAACAGGAGAATCATCTTACTCTGGTTCCAGGATATACTGGTAATATAGCTAAG gaTGTAAATGCTTATTTATTGCAGCTACACTGA